Proteins encoded together in one Lachnospiraceae bacterium JLR.KK008 window:
- a CDS encoding N-acetylmuramoyl-L-alanine amidase, with protein sequence MVINVHAGHNPDGKTACGAVGFIRESTEARRVKDETVYQLRRLGHTVYDCTCENGRSQANVLTKIVNACNAHTVDLDVSIHFNSGAKDSEGNGTTSGTEVLIYKKGNAAQKYAKSVADAISALGYRRRSDTTSPEAGVKLRKELYFLNKTKAPAMLVECCFVDDRDDVQLYDCQKMASAIVYGITGKRVADQEEVTEDKEASATDAETAVGDGSKLYRVQIVEQKGAFFVKENAERYCNELKAAGFHAMIVNA encoded by the coding sequence ATGGTGATTAATGTACATGCCGGTCATAATCCGGACGGAAAAACAGCTTGTGGGGCAGTGGGCTTCATTCGGGAGTCCACGGAAGCAAGAAGGGTGAAGGACGAGACGGTCTATCAGTTGCGGCGGTTAGGGCATACGGTGTATGACTGTACCTGTGAAAATGGGAGAAGTCAGGCAAATGTGCTGACCAAAATTGTAAACGCGTGCAATGCACATACGGTCGACTTGGACGTATCCATTCATTTTAACTCGGGTGCAAAGGATTCCGAGGGGAATGGAACAACGTCAGGGACTGAAGTTCTCATTTATAAAAAGGGAAATGCCGCACAAAAATATGCAAAATCGGTGGCTGATGCAATTTCTGCACTTGGCTACAGGCGGCGTTCTGACACGACATCTCCGGAAGCTGGAGTGAAATTGAGGAAGGAACTCTATTTTTTGAACAAGACGAAGGCACCGGCGATGCTGGTCGAATGTTGTTTTGTGGATGACCGGGATGATGTACAGTTATATGACTGTCAGAAGATGGCGTCTGCGATCGTTTACGGTATTACCGGAAAGAGAGTGGCAGATCAGGAAGAGGTAACAGAAGATAAAGAGGCGTCTGCGACGGATGCGGAAACGGCAGTTGGGGATGGGAGTAAACTCTATCGTGTGCAGATCGTGGAGCAGAAAGGCGCATTTTTTGTAAAGGAAAACGCAGAGAGGTATTGCAATGAATTAAAAGCTGCCGGGTTTCATGCCATGATCGTAAATGCGTGA
- a CDS encoding DUF6472 family protein, whose translation MRKAKTQSSCESCLHYEYDEEYECCLCQIDLDEDEMAHFLTERHFSCPYYRFGDEYAIVRKQM comes from the coding sequence ATGAGAAAAGCGAAAACACAGAGCAGCTGTGAGAGCTGTCTGCATTATGAATATGACGAAGAATATGAGTGCTGTCTCTGTCAGATTGATCTGGATGAGGACGAGATGGCACACTTCCTGACAGAGAGACATTTTTCCTGTCCGTATTATCGCTTTGGAGACGAATATGCGATTGTGAGAAAACAGATGTAG
- a CDS encoding MATE family efflux transporter encodes MEQTKPVENKMGVMPVNKLLLNMSLPMMVSMLVQALYNVVDSIFVSRINENALTAVSLAFPIQNLMIAVAVGTGVGINALLSKSLGEKNFDKVNKVAANAVFLAFVSYFVTLMIGIFGVGIFYRSQTSNMQIVEYGIQYGRLCCCLSFGVFLQVTMERLLQSTGKTFYTMIIQGTGAVINIILDPILIFGRYGFPRMGVAGAAAATVAGQIIAAILAVMINQKVNHEVEIKWKGFRPSRKTIGQIYKVGIPSIIMQSIASVMIYGMNQILMAFTSTATAVLGVYFKLQSFIFMPVFGLNNGMIPIIAYNYGADNKKRVVQTIWYSTVYAVVIMAVGTVVFHVFPAGLLQMFEASETMLHLGVPALRIISVSFVVAGYCIVCGSVFQALGNGMYSLIVSVARQLVVLLPAAFLLSKLGNVNYVWWAFPIAELASLVMSTVFLIRIYRQIISKLN; translated from the coding sequence ATGGAGCAGACGAAGCCTGTGGAGAATAAGATGGGCGTGATGCCTGTCAATAAATTGCTTTTGAATATGTCACTGCCGATGATGGTATCGATGCTGGTGCAGGCGCTTTACAATGTGGTGGACAGTATCTTTGTGTCCCGGATCAACGAGAATGCACTGACGGCGGTATCACTTGCATTTCCGATTCAAAATCTGATGATTGCCGTGGCGGTGGGTACCGGTGTGGGTATTAATGCGCTGCTTTCGAAATCGCTGGGAGAGAAGAACTTCGACAAAGTCAATAAAGTAGCGGCAAACGCAGTTTTCCTGGCATTTGTCAGCTACTTTGTGACATTGATGATCGGTATCTTTGGCGTTGGCATTTTTTATCGCAGTCAAACTTCCAATATGCAGATCGTGGAATATGGAATTCAGTATGGCAGGCTGTGCTGCTGCCTTTCGTTCGGTGTGTTTTTACAGGTGACGATGGAGCGGCTGCTCCAGTCTACCGGGAAGACATTTTATACGATGATCATTCAGGGGACCGGGGCGGTGATTAATATTATTTTAGATCCGATCCTGATCTTTGGGCGTTATGGGTTTCCGCGTATGGGAGTGGCAGGTGCTGCGGCCGCAACTGTGGCCGGTCAGATCATTGCCGCAATATTGGCAGTTATGATCAATCAGAAAGTGAACCATGAAGTAGAGATCAAATGGAAAGGCTTCCGGCCAAGCAGGAAAACGATAGGACAGATTTATAAAGTTGGCATTCCCTCTATTATCATGCAGTCGATTGCTTCGGTCATGATCTATGGCATGAATCAGATCCTGATGGCGTTTACTTCGACGGCTACGGCAGTGCTGGGCGTATACTTTAAACTGCAGAGCTTTATCTTCATGCCTGTGTTCGGACTGAACAATGGGATGATCCCCATCATCGCCTATAATTACGGGGCCGACAACAAAAAGCGTGTCGTACAGACGATATGGTACAGTACTGTCTATGCAGTCGTGATCATGGCGGTGGGAACTGTAGTTTTCCATGTGTTTCCTGCGGGTCTTTTACAGATGTTTGAGGCTTCGGAGACGATGCTTCACCTTGGGGTCCCGGCACTGCGGATTATCAGCGTCAGTTTCGTTGTCGCCGGTTATTGTATCGTGTGCGGCAGTGTATTTCAGGCGCTGGGCAATGGCATGTACAGCCTGATTGTCTCTGTAGCGAGGCAGCTTGTCGTACTGCTGCCGGCAGCTTTTCTGTTGTCCAAGCTGGGAAATGTAAACTATGTATGGTGGGCGTTTCCGATCGCAGAGCTGGCTTCGCTGGTCATGTCGACCGTATTCCTGATCCGTATCTACCGGCAGATCATCAGTAAGCTGAATTAG
- a CDS encoding DUF3795 domain-containing protein, protein MKSICGADCEQCAFSGKCSGCLATGGQPFGEKCIVAVCCQKGEDALNEFKEKLIAAFNGLNIRDMEEVTDLHALNGAFINITCRLPGGQTAKFWNDNKIYLGNQLHKKGSDRCYGIAADENYLMVSEYGEAGADAELVAFQRWN, encoded by the coding sequence ATGAAATCAATTTGTGGAGCCGACTGTGAGCAATGTGCTTTCAGCGGGAAGTGCAGTGGATGCCTGGCAACGGGCGGGCAGCCCTTTGGGGAAAAGTGTATAGTTGCAGTCTGCTGTCAAAAAGGAGAAGATGCGTTAAACGAATTTAAAGAAAAACTGATCGCGGCATTTAACGGTCTGAATATCCGGGATATGGAAGAAGTGACGGATCTCCATGCGCTCAATGGCGCTTTTATCAACATCACCTGCCGTTTGCCTGGCGGACAGACGGCAAAGTTTTGGAATGATAACAAAATTTATCTGGGAAATCAGTTACATAAAAAAGGCAGCGACAGGTGTTATGGGATTGCTGCTGATGAGAATTATCTCATGGTCTCGGAATATGGGGAGGCCGGCGCGGATGCAGAGCTTGTAGCGTTTCAGCGCTGGAATTGA
- a CDS encoding GNAT family N-acetyltransferase: MAEVSIRKATRADVDGVAAIYEKIIAEEENGRASVGWKRGIYPQRATAQAAIERGDLFVEESNGSIVGTAVLNKTQVDIYEKARWQYNVPAEQVMVMHTLAIDPDVKGCGLGRAFAEFYETYALQNGCHYLRIDTNERNGSARRFYKKSGYQEIDILPCTFNGMEKVRLVLLEKRV; this comes from the coding sequence ATGGCTGAGGTATCTATTCGGAAAGCAACACGTGCAGATGTTGATGGGGTGGCGGCAATCTATGAGAAGATTATTGCCGAAGAGGAAAATGGCCGGGCGAGTGTAGGATGGAAACGGGGAATCTATCCACAAAGAGCCACAGCGCAAGCCGCCATAGAAAGAGGCGATCTGTTTGTCGAGGAAAGCAATGGCAGTATAGTCGGAACGGCGGTCTTAAACAAGACGCAGGTCGATATATATGAAAAGGCGCGCTGGCAATACAATGTACCGGCGGAACAGGTTATGGTTATGCACACGCTTGCCATAGACCCGGATGTGAAAGGCTGCGGGCTTGGCAGGGCGTTTGCAGAATTTTATGAAACATATGCCCTGCAAAATGGCTGCCATTATCTGCGGATTGATACCAATGAGCGAAATGGCAGCGCACGCAGATTTTACAAAAAATCAGGGTATCAGGAAATTGATATTCTGCCCTGCACGTTTAACGGCATGGAAAAGGTCCGCCTCGTACTGCTGGAAAAGCGGGTGTGA
- a CDS encoding haloacid dehalogenase-like hydrolase — MAKRLLDCYASDLVRFTREDLLESVVKSEGRVLACETIGTIRPMLGDVTNAEFVSAMGADIVLLNMFDVKNPEIQGMPKTLPNDTVKMLKRLTGRPIGINLEPVDPGEEGETDPLWQMSEGRRATLENAELACRMGVDMILLTGNPGMGVSNEAIEKTLRLYKKNLGDKVVLAAGKMHAAGILEEAAENIMTKDDVKRFRSAGADILLFPAPGTVPGITVEYVRELVSCAHKLGALTITAIGTSQEGADTATIRELALMCKMTGTDIHHLGDAGYAGMSLPENIQTYGVAIRGVRHTYHRMAASIGR; from the coding sequence ATGGCAAAAAGGTTATTGGACTGTTATGCCTCGGACCTTGTCAGGTTCACGAGGGAAGATTTGCTGGAGTCTGTCGTCAAAAGTGAAGGGCGTGTGCTTGCCTGTGAAACGATCGGCACCATCCGGCCAATGCTTGGCGATGTGACGAACGCGGAGTTTGTCTCGGCGATGGGGGCGGATATTGTGCTGCTGAATATGTTTGATGTGAAAAATCCTGAGATCCAGGGTATGCCGAAAACGCTGCCGAACGACACGGTGAAAATGTTGAAGCGGCTGACGGGGCGTCCGATCGGTATCAATCTGGAACCGGTGGATCCAGGAGAAGAGGGGGAGACCGACCCACTCTGGCAAATGTCGGAAGGCAGGCGCGCGACTCTGGAAAATGCAGAACTCGCTTGCAGGATGGGAGTGGATATGATATTGCTGACCGGCAATCCGGGTATGGGCGTGAGCAATGAAGCGATTGAGAAGACGCTGCGGCTGTATAAAAAGAATCTGGGTGACAAAGTCGTATTGGCAGCAGGAAAGATGCATGCTGCCGGAATTCTGGAAGAAGCTGCGGAAAACATTATGACGAAAGACGACGTTAAGCGGTTTCGCAGCGCCGGTGCGGACATTTTGTTATTCCCTGCTCCGGGGACAGTGCCCGGGATTACGGTGGAGTATGTGAGGGAGCTTGTATCGTGTGCCCATAAGCTGGGAGCGCTGACGATCACAGCGATCGGCACTTCCCAGGAGGGAGCGGATACGGCCACGATCAGAGAGCTCGCGCTGATGTGCAAGATGACAGGGACAGATATTCACCATCTGGGCGATGCAGGGTATGCCGGTATGTCTCTGCCGGAAAATATTCAGACTTATGGAGTCGCCATTCGCGGTGTCCGCCACACATATCACCGTATGGCAGCATCGATCGGGCGATAA
- a CDS encoding calcium/sodium antiporter encodes MIQDGETMELFLQICQLVLGFALLVKGADFFVDGAAGAASKFGIPQLVIGLTVVAMGTSAPETAVSLTAAFQGNAGITIGNVLGSNILNILVILGLTTVIVPLHVKESTAHFEMPYAIIVSALLAVLGLWDGVVGFVDGVILWMGLLLFLGYLFRLARSGDAETEETGRSSKNLGLLLAMTAGGLAVIIWGSDLTVDSATAIAQALGVDERVIGLTIVALGTSLPELVTSVTAGLKGNADIAFGNIIGSNILNVLFVAGTTALITPVAYADGFLPDSLVLVGASLLLWLLAVKRRTLSRAGGIVMLLCYGGYLWYLL; translated from the coding sequence ATGATACAGGATGGGGAAACGATGGAACTGTTCCTACAGATCTGCCAGCTTGTGCTGGGTTTTGCACTTCTTGTGAAAGGTGCGGACTTTTTTGTAGACGGAGCGGCGGGGGCCGCGTCAAAATTTGGGATTCCACAGCTCGTGATCGGTCTGACGGTCGTGGCGATGGGGACAAGTGCGCCGGAAACGGCGGTCAGTCTGACGGCAGCCTTTCAGGGAAATGCGGGGATCACGATTGGCAACGTACTCGGCAGTAATATTTTAAATATTCTGGTTATCCTCGGTCTGACAACGGTAATCGTTCCCCTGCATGTGAAAGAGTCTACGGCTCATTTTGAAATGCCTTATGCCATTATCGTCTCGGCTCTTCTGGCTGTACTCGGACTCTGGGACGGCGTCGTCGGGTTTGTGGACGGGGTGATTCTCTGGATGGGCCTGCTGCTGTTTCTTGGGTACCTTTTCAGACTGGCCAGAAGCGGAGATGCGGAAACCGAAGAGACAGGCAGGAGCAGTAAAAACCTGGGCCTGCTGCTGGCGATGACAGCAGGCGGGCTGGCTGTCATCATCTGGGGCAGTGATCTGACGGTAGACAGCGCCACGGCGATCGCGCAGGCGCTCGGTGTGGATGAGAGAGTGATCGGTCTGACGATTGTGGCGCTTGGGACTTCTCTGCCGGAACTGGTCACAAGTGTGACCGCAGGACTGAAAGGAAATGCAGATATTGCCTTTGGCAATATCATAGGCAGTAATATTCTGAATGTCCTGTTCGTGGCGGGCACGACGGCTCTGATCACACCGGTAGCCTACGCGGACGGCTTTCTGCCGGACAGCCTTGTGCTGGTGGGCGCTTCTCTTCTCTTATGGCTTCTGGCCGTGAAGCGCAGAACACTGAGCCGGGCCGGAGGTATTGTTATGCTGCTGTGCTATGGCGGCTACCTGTGGTATTTATTATAA
- a CDS encoding diphosphate--fructose-6-phosphate 1-phosphotransferase, translating into MKGNIVVGQSGGPTAVINSSVAGVYAAAKKIGVKKVYGMVHGIQGFLADNLCDLDEYLSDESGIELLKRTPSAFLGSCRFKMPKIEGHEDVYEKVFEIMEKHDIECLFYAGGNDSMDTVKMLSDYAAAHNKPQRFMGVPKTIDNDLPITDHCPGYGSAAKYIATSIKEIIRDNASFGVEKPTVCIVEIMGRNAGWLTAAAALAKGADCEGVDAIYLPEKTFDMDAFMAKVKDLAASKSSVVIAVSEGVKIADGRYVCELANANVAVDAFGHKQMSGTAAYLAQAIAAETGLKTRAIEFSTLQRAATHLASLTDINEAFQVGHDAVLAAEEGKTGMMITLDRNGDDPYQCGTSAYDIHAIANVERAVPDEWITEDGCGLNENYVKYARPLIMGELQPLFVNGTPRHLVRK; encoded by the coding sequence ATGAAAGGAAATATTGTTGTTGGACAGTCCGGCGGACCTACCGCAGTTATCAACTCTTCGGTTGCAGGTGTATATGCGGCTGCCAAGAAGATCGGCGTGAAAAAAGTGTATGGTATGGTTCACGGGATTCAGGGATTTTTGGCAGACAATCTGTGTGACCTGGATGAGTATCTGAGCGATGAGTCAGGCATCGAGCTGTTAAAGAGAACACCGTCGGCGTTTCTCGGGTCCTGCAGATTTAAAATGCCCAAGATCGAGGGTCATGAGGATGTTTATGAGAAAGTATTCGAGATCATGGAGAAGCATGACATTGAGTGCCTGTTCTATGCAGGCGGAAATGATTCCATGGATACGGTAAAGATGCTGTCTGATTATGCGGCTGCTCACAACAAACCGCAGCGCTTCATGGGCGTTCCCAAGACAATCGACAATGATCTGCCGATCACGGATCACTGCCCCGGCTATGGCTCGGCAGCGAAATATATTGCGACATCGATCAAGGAGATCATTCGTGACAATGCTTCCTTCGGTGTTGAGAAACCTACCGTATGTATCGTGGAGATCATGGGCCGCAATGCAGGCTGGCTTACCGCAGCCGCAGCTCTGGCAAAGGGTGCCGACTGTGAAGGGGTTGACGCGATTTATCTGCCGGAGAAGACATTTGACATGGACGCTTTCATGGCAAAGGTGAAAGACCTGGCAGCCAGCAAATCTTCCGTTGTGATCGCGGTATCCGAGGGTGTAAAGATTGCTGACGGACGTTATGTCTGCGAGCTTGCAAATGCGAATGTGGCAGTGGATGCGTTCGGACATAAGCAGATGTCCGGTACAGCCGCATATCTGGCACAGGCGATTGCAGCAGAGACAGGACTGAAGACAAGAGCGATCGAGTTCTCAACACTGCAGCGTGCAGCTACCCATCTGGCATCTCTGACAGACATCAATGAGGCATTCCAGGTTGGTCATGATGCAGTGCTCGCAGCCGAGGAAGGCAAGACCGGCATGATGATCACGCTCGACAGAAACGGTGATGATCCTTATCAGTGCGGTACAAGCGCATATGATATTCATGCGATCGCCAATGTTGAGAGAGCCGTTCCGGATGAATGGATCACAGAAGACGGATGCGGGTTGAATGAAAATTATGTAAAATATGCTAGACCTTTAATTATGGGAGAATTACAGCCGTTGTTTGTAAACGGAACTCCGAGACATCTGGTACGCAAATAA
- a CDS encoding glycogen/starch/alpha-glucan phosphorylase: MPMERVMQQEVIQMNLEETLSGIVREMYGKSISEVSDSELYYAIQKLCKGILRARPEISGDKKIYYISAEFLIGRLLSNNLINLGIYGKLEEILKANGKELSAIEEMEPEPSLGNGGLGRLAACFLDSIASMGLPGEGIGLNYHFGLFKQVFRDNLQTAEKNDWIEKNSWLTKTDVTFDVYFGERKVTSRLYDIDVVGYENGVNKLRLFDIESVDESLVKKGIDFDKEEIEKNLTLFLYPDDSDEAGNLLRIYQQYFMVSNAAQLILRELKINKYDLRQMDEHAVIQINDTHPTMVIPELIRILVDDKAFTMDEAIEVVTKTCAYTNHTILAEALEKWPLEYLEKVVPQLVPIIKELDKRVAAKYKDEKVQIIDEDEKVHMAHIDIHYGFSVNGVAAIHTDILKNTELKPFYDIYPEKFNNKTNGITFRRWLLSCNRELTAFIDGLIGECYKKDASRLEKLLAYLENDEVLDGLEAVKKQKKQELAAYVKEKEGVELNADSIFDIQIKRLHEYKRQQMNALYIIHKYLEIKKGKKPATPVTFLFGAKAAPAYVIAQDIIHLLLVLQHIVNNDPQVSPYMKVLMVENYNVSYAEKLIPACDISEQISLASKEASGTGNMKFMLNGAVTLGTDDGANVEIHELVGDDNIYIFGEKSDTVISHYENKDYVSKDYYKKSPVIREAVDFITGKQALAVGHKENLTRLSKELLGKDWFMTLLDLEDYIKVKDQALKDYENRRKWKQMMLVNIAKAGFFSSDRTIAQYNRDIWKLTKV; the protein is encoded by the coding sequence ATGCCGATGGAACGGGTAATGCAGCAGGAAGTCATTCAGATGAATTTGGAAGAGACACTTTCCGGAATCGTTCGGGAGATGTATGGAAAGTCCATAAGCGAAGTCAGTGACAGTGAATTATACTATGCGATACAAAAGCTCTGTAAAGGGATTTTAAGGGCCAGACCGGAAATATCGGGTGACAAGAAGATCTATTATATCTCTGCGGAATTTCTGATCGGCAGACTGTTGTCCAACAACCTGATCAACCTGGGGATTTACGGCAAGCTGGAAGAGATCTTAAAAGCCAACGGAAAGGAATTATCCGCAATCGAAGAAATGGAGCCGGAACCTTCTCTCGGCAACGGTGGTCTGGGCCGTCTTGCCGCCTGCTTTCTGGATTCAATCGCGTCGATGGGGCTGCCAGGGGAAGGCATTGGTCTCAACTATCACTTCGGCCTGTTCAAACAGGTGTTTCGGGATAACCTTCAGACGGCGGAAAAGAATGACTGGATTGAGAAAAATTCCTGGCTGACAAAGACAGACGTCACGTTTGACGTTTATTTTGGAGAACGGAAAGTGACGTCACGGTTGTATGACATCGACGTTGTCGGCTATGAAAACGGCGTGAATAAGCTGCGCCTGTTCGACATAGAATCGGTAGATGAAAGTCTTGTCAAAAAGGGGATTGATTTTGACAAGGAAGAGATCGAGAAAAACCTCACGCTGTTCTTATATCCCGATGATTCCGATGAGGCGGGCAATCTGCTGCGTATCTATCAGCAATATTTTATGGTCAGCAATGCGGCGCAGCTTATCTTGCGTGAGCTGAAGATCAACAAATATGATCTGCGCCAGATGGATGAACATGCGGTGATTCAGATCAATGACACCCATCCGACGATGGTCATACCGGAACTGATCCGTATTCTTGTGGATGACAAAGCCTTTACGATGGATGAGGCGATTGAGGTTGTGACCAAGACGTGCGCGTATACGAATCACACGATCCTCGCGGAGGCGCTGGAGAAATGGCCGCTTGAGTATCTGGAAAAAGTCGTGCCTCAGCTTGTGCCGATCATCAAGGAGCTGGATAAACGGGTGGCGGCGAAATATAAAGACGAGAAAGTACAGATCATCGATGAGGATGAGAAGGTGCATATGGCGCATATCGACATTCATTATGGATTCAGCGTCAACGGTGTGGCTGCCATCCACACGGATATTTTAAAGAACACGGAACTGAAGCCGTTTTATGATATTTATCCCGAGAAGTTCAACAATAAGACAAATGGTATCACCTTCCGCAGATGGCTGCTCTCCTGTAATCGGGAACTGACTGCTTTTATCGACGGGCTGATCGGAGAGTGCTATAAAAAAGATGCCTCCAGGCTGGAAAAACTGCTCGCTTATCTGGAAAACGATGAGGTGCTCGATGGTCTGGAAGCAGTGAAAAAGCAGAAAAAACAGGAGCTGGCTGCTTATGTAAAGGAAAAGGAAGGGGTAGAGCTGAACGCGGATTCTATCTTTGATATTCAGATCAAACGTCTTCATGAATATAAACGCCAGCAGATGAATGCGCTGTATATCATTCATAAATATCTGGAGATTAAAAAAGGTAAAAAGCCAGCGACACCTGTCACCTTCCTATTTGGCGCCAAGGCGGCTCCGGCCTATGTGATTGCGCAGGACATCATTCACCTGTTGCTCGTCTTGCAGCATATTGTCAACAATGACCCGCAGGTCAGCCCTTATATGAAAGTGCTGATGGTGGAGAACTATAATGTCAGCTATGCGGAGAAACTGATTCCGGCCTGTGACATTTCGGAGCAGATTTCTCTGGCTTCCAAGGAAGCGTCGGGTACGGGAAATATGAAATTCATGTTAAACGGCGCGGTGACGCTGGGAACCGACGACGGAGCCAATGTGGAGATTCATGAACTGGTGGGAGACGACAATATTTATATTTTCGGAGAAAAGTCCGATACTGTCATTTCCCATTATGAGAATAAAGATTATGTGTCAAAAGACTACTACAAGAAGAGTCCGGTGATCCGGGAAGCTGTGGACTTTATCACAGGGAAGCAGGCGCTTGCAGTGGGACATAAAGAGAATCTCACGCGGCTTTCGAAAGAGCTGCTCGGCAAGGACTGGTTTATGACACTTCTCGATCTGGAGGACTATATCAAAGTCAAAGATCAGGCGCTGAAAGACTATGAGAACCGCCGGAAATGGAAACAGATGATGCTGGTCAATATTGCCAAAGCCGGATTCTTCTCTTCCGACAGGACAATCGCACAGTATAACCGCGACATCTGGAAGCTGACAAAAGTGTGA
- the malQ gene encoding 4-alpha-glucanotransferase: MRKSGILMAVSSIPSRYGIGAFSKEAYEFVDFLEQAGQKIWQILPLGPTGYGDSPYQSFSTFAGNPYFIDLESLIRDGYLTEEDCAACDFGSSEVDIDYEKIYHARFRVLHIAYKNSNIANDSEFCAFCEENAHWLPDYALYMAVKDSFGGISWLSWDEEIKLRRPEAMARYRERYADEIRFYEFQQFMFARQWQALKAYANRKKIEIVGDIPIYVALDSADTWANPELFQLDETCTPIAVAGCPPDAFSETGQLWGNPLYRWDCHRQTGYRWWVRRIAHCYRLYDVVRIDHFRGFDEYYAIPYGDETAENGHWEPGPGYDIFKALKAELGRIAVIAEDLGYLTPSVLRLVKKTGYPGMKVLQFAFDCREDNEYLPHNHRQNCVVYTGTHDNDTTAGWFDSLRRRERMFTKRYLHIRERKDVQWALIRAALASVADMAVVPIQDYLGLDSQARMNLPSTLGINWRWRMTAGACTPELAEQIRAMVKLYGRL; the protein is encoded by the coding sequence ATGAGAAAGAGTGGTATATTAATGGCGGTATCCAGCATTCCGTCGCGGTATGGAATCGGTGCTTTTTCCAAAGAGGCTTATGAATTTGTAGACTTTCTGGAACAGGCAGGACAAAAGATATGGCAGATCCTTCCCCTGGGACCGACCGGCTATGGGGATTCCCCGTACCAGTCTTTCTCTACCTTTGCGGGCAATCCGTATTTTATCGATCTGGAGTCGCTCATTCGGGATGGGTACCTAACGGAAGAGGACTGTGCGGCCTGTGATTTTGGCAGCAGCGAGGTGGACATTGACTATGAAAAGATCTATCATGCCCGCTTCCGGGTACTACATATAGCATATAAAAACAGTAATATCGCGAATGATTCAGAATTTTGTGCATTTTGCGAAGAGAATGCACATTGGCTGCCTGATTATGCGCTTTATATGGCTGTGAAAGATTCTTTTGGCGGGATAAGCTGGCTTAGCTGGGACGAGGAGATCAAACTGCGCAGGCCTGAGGCGATGGCACGGTACCGGGAGCGATATGCGGATGAGATTCGCTTTTATGAGTTTCAGCAATTTATGTTTGCCAGACAGTGGCAGGCATTGAAAGCATATGCCAACCGGAAGAAGATCGAGATCGTTGGCGACATTCCGATCTATGTGGCTCTTGACAGTGCGGATACCTGGGCGAATCCGGAATTGTTTCAGCTCGATGAGACATGCACGCCGATCGCTGTGGCCGGCTGCCCGCCGGATGCCTTTTCCGAGACCGGACAGCTCTGGGGCAATCCTCTGTACCGCTGGGACTGTCACAGACAGACAGGATACCGGTGGTGGGTCCGCCGGATTGCCCACTGTTACCGGCTGTATGATGTCGTACGCATTGATCATTTCCGGGGCTTTGACGAATACTATGCGATTCCCTATGGGGATGAGACGGCGGAGAACGGACACTGGGAACCGGGGCCGGGATATGATATTTTCAAGGCGCTGAAAGCGGAACTTGGCCGGATCGCGGTCATTGCCGAAGATCTGGGCTATCTGACGCCGTCCGTGCTCCGGCTCGTAAAGAAGACCGGATATCCGGGCATGAAGGTGCTGCAGTTTGCCTTTGACTGCAGAGAAGACAATGAGTATCTGCCCCATAATCACAGGCAGAACTGCGTCGTCTACACAGGCACGCACGACAATGATACGACGGCCGGCTGGTTTGATTCGCTGCGGCGGCGGGAGAGAATGTTTACAAAACGTTATCTGCATATCCGGGAACGAAAAGATGTGCAGTGGGCGCTGATCCGTGCTGCCCTTGCCAGTGTAGCTGATATGGCGGTCGTTCCCATACAGGATTATCTGGGGCTTGACAGTCAGGCGCGCATGAATCTGCCGTCCACGCTGGGGATTAACTGGAGATGGCGGATGACAGCAGGCGCCTGTACCCCGGAACTGGCGGAGCAGATCCGGGCGATGGTGAAACTATACGGCCGGCTTTAG
- a CDS encoding CYTH domain-containing protein, with protein sequence MEIERKFTVTQLPEHLEQYPVKRLEQAYLNTDPVIRIRREDDNYYLTYKGSGMLAREEYNLPLNAESYRHLLPKCDGNVISKKRYLIPYGAYTIELDLFDAPFAPLIIAEVEFPTKEESEKFLPPSWFAEDVTYHMEYHNSNLSKKHLEL encoded by the coding sequence ATGGAAATCGAACGTAAATTTACCGTCACGCAGCTTCCTGAACATCTGGAACAGTATCCGGTCAAACGGCTGGAGCAGGCATATCTGAACACAGATCCCGTCATCCGCATCCGCCGGGAAGACGACAACTATTATCTGACCTACAAAGGAAGCGGTATGCTCGCCAGAGAAGAATACAATCTGCCACTGAACGCAGAAAGTTACCGTCATCTGCTGCCCAAATGTGACGGAAATGTCATTTCTAAAAAACGCTATCTGATCCCCTATGGAGCCTATACGATCGAACTCGATCTCTTTGACGCTCCCTTTGCCCCGCTGATCATTGCGGAAGTGGAGTTTCCGACAAAAGAAGAGTCGGAAAAGTTTCTTCCTCCGTCATGGTTTGCGGAAGATGTAACCTATCACATGGAATACCATAATTCCAATCTCTCAAAGAAACATCTGGAACTATAA